A genomic window from Flavobacterium hankyongi includes:
- a CDS encoding RHS repeat domain-containing protein, whose amino-acid sequence MNSNNTTPNNDQNKPQVTTFQFNNKAVGQIKESVNLFTGTANIPVNIATFQGRKGLDVDVNIMYTSNIKNSVENWNLTNPTGILGLGWDMSFDKIVVNKNGSGTTSSDDYFLMENGSSNPLIQDGMLPGNPASLLFQLRNFEFWDIQYDPYNEKWTIIKEDGTVFIYGDKNSGRNTVQYGVQWGNWMGTSNVTSGQENYVAAWNLSEVRNTWDQSVLYTYDNVNIPVGNSNGLVYTQASYLKQIEDSFQRTISFFYGEKFGTNNPSPQNIIEYQAMHTNQPAPNAYQDGYETRFLDYIEVKNKLNILQFTIVFEYDFINLGSNSQTTVYPLMWKRVLKSFWQVQPKGNTLPGMEFDYYDKIQDTNAGALKSILYPQGARAIYTYKDEPLNSSRNVKVTSPMTNAIPRVWFGTDYTVITWYDKVNKKLVAKVHSWSGNWSTYELNSDVPTTPYFTNIDFDIDTLGVIAKSDYIALYFTEKTRKQVQLFLYRRNPEKFGTFNLTNGVQNFPLKSDTSKVGIDSGKDFVIVSSKEITTNPVTVFQWNWKQKTWNNSVNPVQGGISILTPSPSDIANASNILLKAKDNYYIASFYNYTTKVLQFQLFYHNGNNVWTKSTLYSTSNVTIYKDTSDASNFPFNINLSNAFAVATYITAQTNDKINYSLRILQWDKNFNLLDAASPLVRNYESPIVEGKSQFQLFSTILTDALITNNPFANRYIGGAGSSNNAQNWKSTAFTTKADDKVNFATGIDIIAMSKVQGANNVNQYFQFNPNIGNWGLLQNLVSTDKNITFSGNYMTVGKDVYYLNTKGTWLKLSQQLNNLNAPNTVQNRASSYIAYQDTTDNNAQTYFVNPSNGSIDAPIKLPITGDGFGQKIVVDSDNVKPGTLLAGSDTFVTYPSNQDFDSCNSLSIYKVVDGKATDSVTITPVSYITITNDVNEEQAYYQSYDYARSAQSIITYDGRSGLAQFPKVTTFFGTKIPDVTKTTSGISISYFSNGVSAQNEIPYDTNWVYNYSALLNGALLQKLQYDKEGKLITKEVNYWQIFKNNVNQKNYLYGAFYRINKVLSQQDGVSQLSTVNYYQDLGLPMTSITSYYDSEGTLKTLTNEKKYAIQISDYQSVMKQKHLLNAIAQESVFVSDKNNAKNYVSSKVVTWKNWSDSNVWKWSPFQNFEWLGNNANQPIFDYTSPQNNEDWLKKQEVVTRGEYDTVDEMMNVEGVHSSYIYSNDAQFQVAEFLTASKIGNEASFYSFESYESSNGWEITSKASIIPNQNDTTIDAKFGQSSLKISNGVGVQNSFTPHNQEQDYVFSSYVKLPDGFDITKGNAKWILSFTQNGNPIGQDIILPFGEQVGKWTYLFKVFNFKQIATNNPITIIVKAQNDNTQSAVLVDCIRFSPLHSLFSAVSINQEIDVVESSLGSNGEIQTKFFDDYQRVVSNTSFAEKTAAMATNYFSRTGNDNAFSITDPNSKLKLLAVDGGDAVRFTQANEWKQYWTPMEDADWQIENGILNYTASNKEGILDYKSDKVNNYGLLVQLTPKEVISNSLGLRIGNMFTIQWNPSTHQWELLDNSNHIISSKKQVITLDSATSESKGQSKLLRKGLYSKTIKKGIKSKEKAIYDSEFNKFYSVNYTSNEVEVTNLADQWLVLVNKNSLLFFADGVLIFNYTTTEVISGKLSLFTNNKISIDYLLTAFNTMVTQTFVNATGNDLQSQLLDNTRMTVMQNIFNPQGNLIASTKPAFIDASSTTPLFNYLTDFAIYDLQNQQMHGLISDYYPEDAGYPFFGYLYETSPLGRVIEKSMPGADYKLGTNTQKFYYSSNNGDFDLPKGEYYQLTIEDQNGNTTTTISNKRNQEVRKVSQKTPTQEIVSAVYYNDLGYPIRALSPNYEEGSENNENWVSYQTYNFLGQLMSTTSANGGTTEMIYDKADRLRFRQDAEAKNQGTYQYYKYDLSGRIIESGYVMGTWDRNALQEIANNQPNYPENVNTWRLKTQYDFDGTPLPNQIGQVVSTENNHSDDGQADVIENFTYDVYGNVIQRTQKVTDFDSEEYKTGFHYNNLGGIIQIDYPVQKDTASYSIYYSYNIIGQIATIGTEKGSSDIAFYTYNPTGKILQEILNPNASSMIRNYGYDSPVWLNNMTDVKHDNSIVFEENIKTAVPNGKAYYNGQPAAISFDYPSNMDAGSTFTNTYNSLNAIENVVETRGQQTNNKTYQFDNNGNFDTITINSKTYQFESESGKGDRLQKVVDSNQNSIFNFQYNLNGAIGTYQATEDDGYAAQNLQFLYDSGTRITSKINDLTLEKQYKFFYSSSSDRVLKQQFSGNILQESTLYVKSLSGNPLVQIKKTENTQNTIYFIYGPVGIVSFVKNDASYYTLKDHLGSIRVIMNTNAEPVAAYEYDVYGNVKIIAQPEAEFFPYLFTSQEYDYDLGIYNYKARFYFSRIGRFGVMDSYNQFFSPYIYAGNNPFVFIDPSGHFSIGNFFSAIGGAIIGAIEILIGLVIDAVAGVLEVITGGLSTPVSVGLASLAGAFIGAGVSAVTYSAVSLVTNEFSWKEYGINTAVGFVAGAITAGFGAAGSIAAEAATGVKAAAEAGQAVSTLAKVANAGIKGAFAVGGAELAATTSSLIDNAAHGNDLSTGLDEALVKGVLSSSLSWAIPGIDYKSGWGNLFARMSASIAKSEAIDISIQLGSNAINGNSMDTGILNTVVGGVVGGSIGGLETNSFAQERTKQELNFMNLPVANNPMPADGIIRL is encoded by the coding sequence ATGAACTCAAACAATACAACACCTAACAATGACCAGAATAAGCCTCAGGTTACGACGTTCCAGTTTAATAATAAAGCTGTAGGTCAAATAAAAGAAAGTGTCAATTTATTCACTGGTACTGCAAATATTCCTGTAAACATAGCAACTTTTCAGGGAAGAAAAGGATTAGATGTAGATGTGAATATAATGTACACCAGCAATATAAAAAATTCTGTAGAAAACTGGAATCTTACCAATCCAACTGGAATTTTAGGTTTAGGTTGGGATATGTCATTTGACAAAATTGTAGTCAATAAAAACGGTAGTGGTACTACTTCGTCAGATGATTATTTTCTAATGGAAAATGGAAGTTCAAATCCTTTAATACAAGATGGAATGTTACCTGGAAATCCAGCTAGTTTATTGTTCCAACTTAGAAATTTTGAATTTTGGGACATACAATACGATCCATATAATGAAAAATGGACTATCATTAAAGAAGATGGAACTGTTTTTATTTATGGTGACAAGAACAGTGGACGAAACACTGTTCAATACGGCGTGCAATGGGGGAACTGGATGGGGACTTCTAATGTTACCTCGGGACAAGAAAACTATGTAGCTGCTTGGAACCTATCCGAAGTTCGAAATACTTGGGACCAATCGGTCTTATACACTTACGATAATGTGAACATTCCTGTGGGGAATTCAAATGGTTTGGTGTACACACAAGCTTCATATCTTAAACAAATTGAAGATAGTTTTCAAAGAACAATTTCATTCTTTTATGGGGAAAAATTTGGTACTAATAACCCAAGTCCGCAAAATATAATTGAATATCAGGCGATGCATACCAATCAGCCTGCACCAAATGCCTATCAAGATGGTTATGAAACTCGCTTTTTAGATTATATAGAAGTCAAAAATAAGTTGAATATATTGCAATTCACGATTGTTTTTGAATACGATTTTATCAATCTGGGATCTAATAGTCAAACAACTGTTTATCCTTTGATGTGGAAAAGGGTTTTAAAAAGTTTTTGGCAAGTGCAACCTAAGGGGAACACTTTACCAGGAATGGAGTTTGATTACTATGACAAAATACAAGATACCAATGCAGGTGCATTAAAAAGTATTTTATATCCTCAAGGTGCTAGAGCAATTTACACTTATAAAGATGAACCATTAAATAGTTCACGAAATGTAAAAGTAACCAGTCCAATGACTAATGCCATTCCTAGAGTTTGGTTTGGTACCGACTATACTGTGATTACTTGGTATGATAAAGTCAATAAAAAACTAGTGGCCAAAGTACATTCTTGGTCTGGAAATTGGTCAACTTACGAGTTAAATTCAGATGTTCCTACTACACCATATTTTACGAATATTGATTTTGATATCGATACTTTAGGAGTTATTGCAAAATCTGATTATATAGCACTTTATTTTACTGAAAAAACAAGAAAGCAAGTTCAATTATTTTTATACAGAAGAAATCCAGAGAAATTTGGTACATTCAACTTGACTAATGGTGTACAAAATTTTCCTCTAAAATCAGATACATCTAAAGTTGGAATAGATTCAGGTAAGGATTTTGTCATTGTTTCTAGCAAAGAAATCACAACTAATCCTGTTACTGTATTTCAATGGAACTGGAAGCAAAAAACATGGAATAACTCGGTTAATCCTGTACAAGGAGGTATTTCTATATTAACACCTTCACCTTCAGATATAGCAAATGCTTCTAATATCTTATTAAAAGCAAAAGACAATTATTATATAGCTTCTTTTTACAATTATACTACAAAAGTATTACAGTTTCAGTTATTTTATCATAATGGAAACAATGTTTGGACAAAGAGCACATTGTATAGTACATCAAATGTTACTATTTATAAAGATACTTCAGATGCTTCTAATTTTCCTTTTAATATAAACTTAAGCAATGCCTTTGCTGTAGCGACTTACATTACAGCACAGACCAATGATAAAATAAACTATAGTTTAAGAATTCTGCAATGGGATAAAAATTTTAATTTACTTGACGCTGCAAGTCCTTTGGTTAGAAATTATGAATCACCAATTGTAGAGGGAAAATCTCAATTTCAATTATTCTCAACCATTTTAACCGATGCATTAATTACAAATAATCCATTTGCAAATAGATACATAGGAGGTGCTGGAAGTAGTAATAATGCTCAAAATTGGAAATCGACGGCTTTTACAACAAAAGCTGATGATAAAGTAAACTTTGCTACAGGTATCGATATTATTGCGATGTCTAAAGTACAAGGGGCAAACAATGTTAATCAATATTTTCAATTTAATCCTAATATAGGGAATTGGGGTTTGCTTCAAAATTTAGTTTCTACCGATAAAAATATTACATTCAGTGGCAATTATATGACTGTTGGTAAAGATGTATATTATCTAAATACTAAAGGAACTTGGCTTAAGTTATCACAACAGCTAAATAACTTGAATGCACCCAATACAGTTCAAAATAGAGCTTCATCATATATTGCTTATCAAGATACTACAGATAACAATGCACAAACTTATTTTGTAAATCCTAGTAATGGTAGTATTGACGCTCCTATAAAATTACCTATTACGGGAGATGGATTTGGTCAAAAAATAGTTGTTGATTCAGACAATGTAAAACCTGGAACACTTCTTGCAGGATCAGACACTTTTGTTACGTACCCTTCAAATCAAGATTTTGACAGTTGTAATTCCTTATCCATTTATAAAGTTGTTGATGGAAAAGCAACAGATTCCGTAACGATAACGCCTGTTTCTTACATCACAATTACAAACGATGTCAATGAAGAACAAGCCTATTATCAGTCGTATGATTATGCCCGTTCAGCTCAATCCATTATTACTTATGATGGACGTTCAGGTTTAGCGCAGTTTCCTAAAGTGACTACATTTTTTGGAACTAAAATTCCAGATGTTACTAAAACTACAAGCGGCATTTCTATAAGTTATTTTTCTAACGGAGTATCAGCTCAAAATGAAATTCCTTATGATACCAATTGGGTTTATAATTATAGTGCGCTTTTGAATGGTGCACTATTACAAAAATTACAATATGATAAGGAAGGTAAATTAATTACTAAAGAAGTAAACTATTGGCAAATATTTAAAAATAATGTCAATCAGAAAAATTATCTCTACGGGGCATTTTACAGAATTAATAAAGTCTTATCACAACAAGATGGAGTTTCGCAACTTTCTACAGTAAATTATTATCAGGATTTGGGATTACCAATGACCTCTATAACATCTTATTATGATTCAGAAGGTACATTAAAGACCCTTACAAACGAAAAAAAATATGCAATACAAATTTCGGACTATCAGTCGGTCATGAAACAAAAACATTTGTTGAATGCAATTGCGCAAGAATCTGTATTTGTTAGTGATAAAAATAACGCCAAAAATTATGTAAGCTCTAAAGTAGTTACATGGAAAAATTGGTCTGATAGCAATGTATGGAAGTGGTCTCCATTTCAAAATTTTGAATGGCTAGGGAATAATGCTAATCAACCTATTTTTGATTATACTTCTCCACAAAACAATGAAGATTGGTTAAAAAAACAAGAAGTTGTTACACGTGGGGAATATGATACTGTTGATGAAATGATGAATGTAGAAGGTGTTCACTCTTCATACATTTATAGTAATGATGCACAGTTTCAGGTAGCCGAATTTTTAACGGCGAGTAAAATAGGTAATGAAGCTTCATTTTATAGTTTTGAATCTTATGAAAGTTCTAATGGCTGGGAAATAACTTCAAAAGCGTCTATCATACCTAATCAAAATGATACTACTATAGATGCTAAATTTGGTCAATCTTCTTTAAAAATTAGTAATGGAGTAGGTGTACAAAATAGTTTTACGCCACACAATCAAGAACAAGATTATGTTTTTTCTAGTTATGTAAAACTCCCTGATGGTTTTGATATCACAAAAGGAAATGCAAAATGGATTTTGTCATTCACACAAAATGGGAACCCTATTGGACAAGACATTATATTACCTTTTGGAGAGCAAGTGGGGAAATGGACGTATCTTTTTAAAGTATTTAACTTCAAACAAATTGCAACTAATAACCCGATTACAATTATCGTAAAAGCTCAAAATGACAATACACAAAGTGCTGTTTTAGTAGATTGTATTCGATTTTCACCATTGCATAGCTTGTTTTCTGCTGTTTCTATAAATCAGGAAATTGATGTTGTAGAATCTAGCTTAGGAAGTAACGGAGAAATTCAAACTAAGTTTTTTGATGATTACCAAAGGGTAGTGTCTAATACCAGTTTTGCTGAAAAAACAGCAGCCATGGCAACAAACTATTTTTCAAGAACAGGAAACGACAATGCGTTTTCAATTACTGATCCTAATAGTAAATTAAAACTATTAGCGGTTGATGGAGGTGATGCTGTTCGATTTACTCAGGCAAACGAATGGAAACAATATTGGACTCCAATGGAAGATGCTGATTGGCAAATTGAAAACGGAATCTTGAATTATACTGCTTCAAACAAAGAAGGAATTCTTGATTATAAAAGTGATAAAGTCAATAATTACGGTCTATTAGTACAATTAACACCTAAAGAAGTTATTTCAAATTCACTGGGATTAAGAATTGGTAATATGTTCACTATTCAATGGAATCCATCGACTCATCAATGGGAATTGTTGGACAATAGTAATCATATTATTTCTAGTAAAAAACAAGTAATTACCTTAGATTCTGCAACTTCAGAAAGCAAAGGCCAAAGTAAACTGTTGCGAAAAGGTTTGTATTCTAAAACAATTAAAAAAGGAATCAAATCAAAAGAAAAAGCAATTTACGACTCAGAATTCAATAAATTTTACAGTGTAAATTATACTTCAAATGAAGTTGAAGTTACCAATCTGGCAGATCAATGGTTAGTTCTTGTTAATAAAAATAGCTTATTGTTTTTTGCAGATGGTGTACTCATTTTTAATTATACCACAACAGAAGTGATATCAGGAAAACTAAGCTTATTTACAAATAATAAAATCAGTATTGATTATTTGTTGACTGCTTTTAATACAATGGTAACGCAAACTTTTGTGAATGCTACAGGTAATGATTTACAGTCTCAGTTGTTAGATAATACTCGTATGACTGTGATGCAAAATATTTTTAATCCGCAAGGGAATCTAATTGCTAGTACCAAACCAGCTTTTATAGATGCTTCTTCAACAACTCCTCTTTTTAACTATTTAACTGATTTTGCTATTTATGATTTACAAAACCAACAAATGCATGGTTTAATTTCTGACTATTATCCTGAAGACGCTGGCTACCCATTTTTTGGTTATTTATATGAAACTTCTCCTTTAGGTAGAGTCATCGAAAAATCAATGCCTGGTGCTGATTATAAGCTAGGTACAAATACACAAAAATTCTATTATAGTAGTAATAATGGTGATTTTGATTTACCAAAAGGAGAATACTATCAATTAACGATAGAAGATCAAAATGGTAATACTACAACAACTATTTCTAATAAAAGAAATCAAGAGGTTCGAAAAGTAAGTCAAAAAACACCAACACAGGAAATTGTTTCGGCAGTTTATTATAACGATTTAGGTTATCCAATAAGAGCCTTGTCACCTAATTATGAAGAAGGATCAGAAAACAATGAGAATTGGGTAAGTTATCAAACCTATAATTTCTTAGGGCAATTGATGTCTACAACTTCTGCTAATGGAGGAACAACTGAAATGATTTATGATAAGGCAGATCGCTTGCGTTTTCGTCAAGATGCCGAAGCAAAAAATCAAGGAACGTATCAGTATTATAAGTATGATCTTTCAGGTAGGATAATAGAAAGTGGCTATGTAATGGGCACTTGGGATAGAAATGCTTTACAAGAAATAGCAAATAATCAGCCCAATTATCCTGAAAATGTAAATACTTGGCGCTTAAAAACGCAGTATGATTTTGATGGAACTCCTCTTCCTAACCAAATTGGACAGGTAGTTAGTACTGAAAATAATCATTCTGATGACGGTCAAGCTGATGTAATCGAAAATTTCACTTATGATGTTTACGGAAATGTGATCCAAAGAACCCAAAAAGTAACTGATTTTGATTCTGAGGAGTATAAAACAGGTTTTCATTACAACAATTTAGGTGGAATTATCCAAATAGATTATCCTGTTCAAAAAGATACAGCTTCTTATTCAATCTATTACAGTTATAATATAATTGGACAAATAGCAACTATTGGAACAGAAAAAGGGTCAAGTGATATTGCTTTCTATACTTACAATCCAACTGGAAAAATTCTACAGGAAATATTAAATCCAAATGCTTCAAGCATGATTCGTAATTATGGTTATGATTCACCGGTTTGGTTAAATAATATGACTGATGTGAAGCATGATAATTCTATTGTATTTGAAGAAAATATTAAAACTGCTGTTCCAAACGGAAAGGCATATTATAACGGACAGCCAGCAGCGATTAGTTTTGACTATCCTTCTAACATGGATGCAGGTTCAACATTTACCAATACATACAATTCATTAAATGCTATAGAAAATGTTGTAGAAACTAGAGGTCAACAAACAAATAATAAGACATATCAATTTGATAACAATGGAAATTTTGACACCATAACAATAAACTCTAAAACCTATCAATTTGAATCCGAATCTGGAAAAGGGGATCGCTTACAAAAAGTTGTTGATTCCAACCAAAATTCAATTTTTAATTTCCAATACAATTTAAATGGAGCAATTGGAACTTATCAAGCGACAGAAGATGATGGATATGCGGCACAGAATTTACAGTTTTTATATGATTCTGGTACTCGAATAACTAGCAAAATCAATGATTTGACTTTAGAGAAACAATACAAGTTCTTTTACAGCAGTTCGAGTGATAGAGTTTTAAAACAACAATTTTCTGGTAATATCCTTCAAGAAAGTACTTTGTATGTAAAGAGTTTGTCAGGAAATCCACTGGTACAAATTAAAAAGACCGAGAATACTCAAAACACTATCTATTTTATTTATGGACCAGTAGGTATTGTTTCATTTGTTAAAAATGATGCTTCTTACTATACTTTGAAAGATCACTTAGGTTCTATCAGAGTAATCATGAATACTAATGCCGAACCAGTTGCAGCTTATGAGTACGATGTTTATGGAAACGTAAAAATAATTGCTCAACCAGAAGCAGAGTTTTTCCCTTATTTATTCACCAGTCAAGAATATGATTACGATTTAGGCATTTACAACTATAAGGCCAGATTCTATTTTAGTAGAATAGGAAGATTTGGGGTTATGGATAGCTACAATCAATTTTTTAGTCCTTATATCTATGCAGGAAACAATCCATTTGTATTTATAGATCCTTCTGGTCATTTTTCTATTGGTAATTTCTTTTCAGCAATTGGAGGTGCCATTATTGGTGCTATCGAAATTCTAATAGGTCTTGTTATTGATGCTGTTGCTGGAGTCTTAGAAGTCATAACAGGTGGACTATCCACTCCTGTTAGTGTTGGACTTGCTTCCCTAGCGGGTGCTTTTATTGGAGCTGGTGTAAGTGCTGTGACGTATTCTGCAGTTAGTTTAGTAACTAATGAATTTAGTTGGAAAGAATACGGTATCAATACAGCAGTAGGTTTTGTTGCTGGAGCAATAACGGCAGGTTTTGGTGCAGCAGGTTCCATAGCCGCAGAAGCCGCTACAGGTGTAAAAGCCGCAGCAGAAGCTGGACAGGCAGTAAGCACATTAGCCAAAGTTGCCAATGCAGGTATAAAAGGTGCCTTTGCAGTAGGCGGTGCCGAATTAGCTGCAACAACATCCAGTTTAATAGATAATGCAGCTCATGGAAATGATTTAAGCACAGGTTTAGATGAAGCTTTAGTAAAAGGAGTTTTAAGTTCGAGTTTATCTTGGGCAATACCTGGAATAGATTATAAATCGGGTTGGGGTAATTTGTTTGCCAGAATGTCTGCAAGTATTGCTAAATCAGAAGCTATCGATATTTCTATACAATTAGGTTCTAATGCTATAAATGGAAATAGTATGGATACAGGAATATTAAATACTGTAGTAGGAGGAGTTGTTGGTGGTAGCATAGGAGGCTTGGAAACTAACTCTTTTGCTCAAGAACGTACTAAGCAAGAACTCAATTTTATGAATCTTCCAGTGGCCAATAATCCAATGCCAGCTGATGGAATTATTAGACTATAA
- a CDS encoding prenyltransferase/squalene oxidase repeat-containing protein — protein sequence MSQVSKEIIDNHISIQNKAMSWKGLFDKGIQHLLEEQKNGFVNTKHSMPFSKEIFLVEEELQVTDIFQRALIVDTFINANEKTNLNLDTVIISELDYLRNSRRKDAIGGWSYFVDLIELPADVDDLAQILQAFCHYYPKAFFEDLFEIPIQTILNEQANEDLGWETWILPKENLTKEQLLQYEWIHKGWGTGSDVDVVANFLYALNLYDKERFEKDIQRGLQFLYNKQNHGTWGSTWYHGLYYGTFVSIKAICKNFGNKEVINNALNFLFSTRRSDGGWGLEDQESDSLQTALALLGISIASNYLNREIDSQWLDKSLQFLTERYIENQGWESCPFIQMPMGRPIGYIHTILTYESAPITTSFVTRACAAFF from the coding sequence ATGTCACAAGTTTCTAAAGAAATAATTGATAATCATATCTCAATCCAAAACAAAGCAATGTCGTGGAAAGGACTCTTTGATAAAGGTATTCAACATTTGTTAGAGGAACAAAAAAATGGTTTTGTCAATACGAAACATTCTATGCCTTTTTCAAAAGAAATTTTTCTTGTTGAAGAAGAATTACAAGTGACCGACATCTTTCAAAGAGCTTTGATTGTTGATACGTTTATTAATGCCAATGAAAAGACAAACTTAAACCTAGATACGGTTATTATTTCAGAATTAGATTATTTACGCAATTCAAGAAGAAAAGATGCAATAGGAGGGTGGAGTTATTTTGTTGATTTAATAGAATTACCTGCTGATGTAGATGATTTGGCTCAAATTTTACAAGCTTTTTGTCATTACTATCCTAAAGCTTTTTTTGAGGATTTATTTGAAATTCCAATTCAAACCATACTAAATGAACAGGCAAATGAAGATTTAGGTTGGGAAACTTGGATTCTACCTAAAGAAAACTTGACAAAAGAACAGCTACTACAATATGAATGGATCCATAAAGGTTGGGGAACAGGATCTGATGTAGATGTAGTCGCTAATTTTTTATATGCTCTGAATTTATATGATAAAGAGCGATTTGAAAAAGATATTCAAAGAGGATTACAATTTTTATATAACAAACAGAATCATGGTACTTGGGGAAGCACTTGGTATCACGGATTATATTACGGAACATTTGTTAGTATAAAAGCGATTTGTAAAAACTTTGGTAATAAAGAAGTTATAAACAATGCTTTAAACTTTTTGTTTAGCACAAGAAGATCTGACGGAGGATGGGGATTAGAAGACCAAGAATCGGATTCTTTACAAACAGCTTTGGCTTTGCTAGGTATTTCAATCGCTTCTAATTATTTAAATAGAGAGATTGATTCTCAATGGTTAGACAAAAGTTTACAGTTTCTAACTGAACGATATATTGAAAATCAAGGATGGGAATCTTGCCCATTTATCCAAATGCCTATGGGACGCCCTATAGGTTACATACACACCATACTTACCTATGAAAGTGCGCCTATAACCACAAGTTTTGTTACAAGAGCTTGCGCCGCATTCTTCTAA
- a CDS encoding phytanoyl-CoA dioxygenase family protein yields the protein MNTTNKNRALFKNHEHQDLFNKKGYVVVDFLSSNEVSSLRAAYDNLEGDLGEAAFASTIMSKNVVFRNEVSNVIEAFFKNAMQNIFIDVTFFWGNFNVKYPNSNIGTVPLHQDPSFLDEQIYQPFGLWVPLIGTNEVNGGLQVIPGSQYFLHFPRCGGEPFPFITIQQELLEQFGELLYMKAGQAYIGNPAVFHASPTNKSTEPRIVAAGLAGPKESNLRYHYHNTCNQTAEVFNVDQKYYLSAPLFSKPNPEEYELIQSINLEKEIASKEKLFNYLSQFKKESHVTSF from the coding sequence ATGAATACAACAAATAAAAATAGAGCTCTTTTTAAAAATCATGAGCATCAAGATCTGTTTAATAAAAAAGGATATGTTGTAGTTGATTTTTTATCTTCAAACGAAGTTAGTTCACTTAGAGCTGCTTACGATAATCTTGAAGGCGATCTTGGCGAGGCTGCTTTTGCTTCGACGATTATGAGCAAGAATGTTGTTTTTAGAAATGAAGTTTCTAACGTAATAGAGGCATTTTTTAAAAATGCAATGCAAAATATTTTTATTGATGTTACTTTCTTTTGGGGAAATTTTAATGTCAAATATCCAAATTCAAACATTGGAACAGTTCCATTACATCAAGATCCTTCATTTTTAGATGAACAAATTTATCAACCTTTTGGTCTGTGGGTGCCGCTTATCGGTACTAATGAAGTTAATGGTGGATTACAAGTAATACCAGGAAGTCAGTATTTTTTACATTTTCCAAGATGTGGAGGAGAGCCATTTCCTTTTATAACAATACAACAAGAACTTTTAGAACAGTTTGGTGAGTTATTGTATATGAAAGCAGGTCAGGCTTACATAGGTAATCCAGCTGTTTTTCATGCTTCTCCAACAAATAAAAGTACAGAGCCAAGAATTGTTGCTGCTGGTTTGGCTGGTCCCAAAGAATCTAATCTGAGATATCATTATCATAATACATGTAATCAAACAGCAGAAGTATTTAATGTAGATCAAAAATACTACCTCTCAGCACCTCTTTTTAGTAAACCAAATCCCGAAGAGTACGAACTTATTCAAAGTATAAACCTAGAAAAAGAAATAGCATCAAAAGAAAAGCTATTTAATTATTTAAGCCAATTTAAAAAGGAAAGCCATGTCACAAGTTTCTAA
- a CDS encoding phytanoyl-CoA dioxygenase family protein, translating into MRNVFNDPILQKEFEEKGYVVIDFLNHSEVASLQQLYNQLNAQPKERGFSTSNMSMDADYRKKVSDGITNTFAKAVASHLDNFKLFFGIFTSKQANQSESICSIHQDPAYVDESKYQGITLWVPLIDTNQMNGALEVIDGSQRLNNGPRSTLPKFPYNELSPYLIENYFKRLDIKAGQAYIGSSKVFHWSPSNYSDTERVAALAWLAEEESQMRCYYQDFRNPSTVMEVFELEPDYYIETPLFSRPDESIAKKIGEVPYHFDALDQEKIRMILGESKKESKLPV; encoded by the coding sequence ATGAGAAATGTTTTCAATGATCCTATTCTACAAAAAGAGTTTGAAGAAAAGGGATATGTGGTAATTGACTTCTTAAATCATTCTGAAGTTGCTTCATTACAACAACTATATAATCAGTTAAATGCACAACCAAAAGAAAGAGGTTTTTCGACTTCCAATATGAGCATGGATGCCGATTACAGAAAAAAAGTTTCGGATGGCATCACAAATACTTTTGCAAAAGCTGTGGCTTCACATTTGGATAATTTTAAGCTCTTCTTCGGAATATTTACTTCCAAACAAGCGAATCAATCGGAGAGTATTTGTTCTATCCATCAGGATCCTGCTTATGTAGATGAATCAAAATATCAAGGCATTACTTTATGGGTACCACTTATTGATACCAATCAAATGAATGGAGCTCTTGAAGTTATAGATGGTAGTCAGCGACTAAATAATGGTCCAAGAAGTACTCTTCCTAAGTTTCCATACAATGAATTGAGTCCTTATTTGATAGAAAATTACTTTAAGCGCCTAGATATAAAGGCAGGACAAGCTTATATAGGAAGTTCAAAAGTATTCCATTGGTCTCCATCCAATTATAGTGATACTGAAAGGGTAGCTGCTTTGGCTTGGTTAGCTGAAGAAGAAAGTCAAATGCGTTGCTATTATCAAGATTTTAGAAATCCAAGTACTGTTATGGAAGTGTTCGAATTAGAACCTGATTATTATATAGAAACGCCACTTTTTAGCAGACCTGATGAGTCAATTGCTAAAAAAATTGGAGAAGTACCGTATCATTTCGACGCTCTTGATCAAGAGAAAATCAGAATGATTCTAGGAGAATCAAAAAAGGAAAGTAAACTACCTGTTTAA